A window of Agrobacterium vitis genomic DNA:
TACCACCAGTTCGCCGGACCGGCGCTCACGCGCCACCGTCTGGGCTGGCAGCAATGTCAGAGCGGCACCGCGCAGCACCAGTTCGCGCTGCATTTCCAGCGATCCCGTCACAAAGACCGGATCAAGCTCCAGACCAGCCTTGGAAAACCAGGCATCGAAGGCGCGGCGCGCACCAAAGGTCCCATCCGGCACCGCCAGTGGAAAGCGGGCAAGCTCGGTGATGGTCAGTTCCGTCAGGCGCGCGGCCGGATGATGGCTGGCGGCAATGACATCATAGACGATCTGCGCCCGTGCTCGCACCCGTATGCCTGGATCAGGCTCTGAAAACAGGGTAACAGCCATGTCCGCCTTGGCGCTCGACAAGGCCTCCATCGCCTGACCGGCGCTGGAAATGGTCACCGAAAACCGGATATTCGGGTAGACCAGGCTGAAATCGGCCAGCGTAGGTGCCAGCAGATTGGCAACCGTCGCACCGTTTGCATGGATAGTGACATGGCCGCGCTTCAAGCCCTGGAGATCGTCGATCAGCTGGTGAACATGGTTCAGCTCCCGCAATGTCTTGCCCGCTCTTGCCGCCAGCAGCTCGCCCGCCGCCGTCAACTGGATGCCCCGGCTCGATCGCTCGATCAGCACCGCGCCGAAATAATGCTCCAATTGATCGATCTGTCGGGCGAAGGCGGTGGGCTGCACGTTCAGACGCTCGGCAGCCGCCCGCATCGAGCGGGTTCGCACCAGTTCATCGAAATAGATCAGTGCTTTTATCTGCATGCCCGTTCATCCCCGCCCCAGCAGAAATGCCAGATTTCCCCACGCCTTCCAAGTCCCGCCTGGGGTGATGTTTTTCCCATATTGGCCCTGTTGCTCCGTTAAGCGCGGTCGTTGCAAAAGACACAAGCCCGCAACCATTAAAGCCTATTAAATGGGCGAAAATTCCTGTTGACTATATTTTAACCTGGGCATAGCCTGCAAGTGAACTTCCGACAATCCCATACGGATTTAGGGGTTAACTGGCGACAGGACACAGTTTATCATCCTGGTCGCTGCGTACATGGCTTTGATGCCGAAGGCAAACACGCCCCGCCACTCGTCTTCACGGACGGGCCGGGGCTTTTTTTATGCGCGATTTTGACTGTCAGAGAAAATCGCATGACCAGAGAGACTGCATGACAAGGATGACCGTTCCGATTTCGATCCTGTTCTCGACCACCGGGCCTTATGCAGCACTCGGTCGGGAAGCCGTGGATGGAGCGATGGCGGCCATTGCGCAGATCAATACGGATGCGGCATTTGCTGTTCAAATCGAGGCGAAACTGGCTGATCCCGGTGGTAATGCCGAGCGCTATGGACTGATGGCGGAAGCGGCCACCCGCGACGATGGCTGCAAACATATCATCGGCGCCATCACCTCCTGGAGCCGCAAGGAAATCCTGCCGGTGGTCGAACGGTCAGGCGCCCTTCTCTGGTATGCCTTTCCTTATGAAGGCTATGAAGCAAGTGACAGCGCGCTTTATCTCGGCGCCTGTCCCAACCAACATCTTCTGCCCCTGTTTGCGCATATCCTGCCACGGTTCGGGCGGCGGCCTTTCATTGTCGGGTCCAATTATATCTGGGGGTGGGAAGTCAGCCGGATCGCCCGGGAACTCACCGAGGCCAGCGGCGGCCAGGTCGTCGCCGACCGTTACATGCCGCTCGGCTCCACCCAGGTCGATCACCTGATTGCTGAAATTCGCCAGAAGCGGCCCGATTTCATCCTGAGCAATCTCGTCGGCCAATCGGCAGCCGCCTTTCTGGCCGCCTATGACGCCCTGCGGCGCGAAGACCCCGCTTTCGGCCCGGAACACTGTCCTGTCACCGCCTGCAATCTCTGCGAAACGGATCTCGCCGGTCTGGAGCCATCTGCCCGGGTCGGCCATATCACTACATCTGTTTATTTCCAGGGATTGGAGAGCGCGGAAAATCAGGAGTTCAAGGCCGGAATCGCACGGCGGCACGGTCAAGACCGCCGCCTAACGACACCTTTCGTTTCCACCTATACCGCTGTCATGGTTCTGGCACAGGCCATCGCCGATGTGGGCAGCGACATGCCGGAAGCCGTGCGCCATGCCGCCACGAACCAGCTGTTTCGCACCCCGCTTGGGCCATTGAAAATCGACCCCCGCACCCAGCACGCCGCGCTCCGTCCGCATATCGCGCTTTCGGACCAAGATGGTTCCTTCACGCTGTTTCAGAGTGCGGCGGTGCCCATTGAGGCCGATCCTTATCTGGTGCGCAGCCAGCCAAAGCGAATGGAAGACACTCCACCCGCCCCTAAACCCCAGACGTCACCATCGCTGAAGGTGATCAAATGAAGCGGCCCGAACGTCCCCTGCTTGCCAATTGGCATGCAATCATCCTGCATCGCCCGCATCCTTCCGTCGATGCGCTGCAACGCCAGCTCGAACTCCTGAATATCCGGGTGACGGTCGCATGGCCGCAGTTGGACGAGAGCCATGCTCGTGCCGATATCGTGTTTTTCGATGCCGATATGGGTCATGACGGTCAATTTCCCTGGCCAGCCGGCTTTGCGCCGATGCCGATGATCGCGCTGATCGGCTCTGAAACGCCGGGGCGGATCGAGTGGGCGCTGTCGCAAGGCTCCAATGCTCATCTGTTGAAACCGGTCGGCTCAACCGGTGCCTATAGCGCCCTGTTGATCGCCACCCATGCCTATCAGGCCGCCCGCAGCCAGGCCGATGACATCCGCAACCTGGAAAACCGGGTCCGCCAAAGGCCGGTCGTGGTGCATGCCGTGCTGGAATTGCTGCGGCAGGGCGCCTGCACCGAGGCTGAGGCCTGGCGCAGACTGCGGATGGTGGCGATGGACTGGGGCATGACAATCGAGGATGCCGCCGAGGCCATCTGCCGCAATGACCGGCATATCGGCGAGTTTCCCATCCCGAAATCCAACTGAAACAGAATTGCAGTCCATAAGGAGTTTTTGCGTGTCGACTATTGAAGGTTTCGCCCCTTACGGCGAGTATCAGACCTGGTATCGGATCACCGGCGACCTCACCTCAGGCAAGCCGCCGCTGATCGTGGCCCATGGTGGTCCCGGCTGCACACATGACTATGTCGACAGTTTCAAGGACATTGCCGCAACGGGTCGCGCCGTCATTCATTACGACCAGGTCGGCAATGGCAAATCCACCCATCTGCCCGACAAGGGCGGCGACTTCTGGACGGTAGCGTTCTTCAAGACGGAACTGCACAACCTGATCGACCATCTGGGCATTCGCGGCGCCTATTGCCTACTCGGCCAGTCCTGGGGCGGCATGCTCGGCGCTGAATTTGCCGTGGACCAGCCCGAAGGACTGAAAGCCCTGGTGATCGCCAATTCCCCCGCCTCGCTGCGCACCTGGGTCTCAGAAGCAAACCGGCTGCGTGAAGCGCTGCCCGCTGACGTGCAGGCAACCTTGCTGGCCCACGAACAGGCGGAAACCACCGACAGCGAAGAGTATATGAAAGCGACGGATGTCTTTAACCAGCGTCACGTTTGCCGTGTCGTGCCGATGCCGCCTGAAGTGCAACGCACCTTTGATGCGATTGCTGCCGATCCCACAGTTTACCACACGATGAACGGTCCCAATGAATTCCACGTCATCGGCACCATGAAGGACTGGACAATCGAGGGCAGGCTCTCGACCATCGCTGTCCCGACCCTGCTGATTTCCGGCCGGTTCGATGAGGCGACCGAAGCCTGTGTGCAGCCCTTCGCCGACGAGATCCCAGATGTGCGCTGGCGGATTTTCGAACAGTCCAGCCACATGCCGCATGTGGAAGAGCGCGACGCCTGCATGGAGGAAGTCAGCGCCTTCCTCGACCAGAAAGCGCCCTGATAACGGCCACGACAAGAGCCGCCAGAATGAACCGAACCCAAGAAGAACCAGAGGGAATGAACTCTATGACCAGATCGACCAAAGCCTTGTCCTGCAAGGCAGGCACATTTCTCGCAACCTGCCTTCTCGCCCAGACAGCACTTTCCGGCCTCTCTTATGCAGAGGACCGGGCCGCGCTGATGGCCCAGCATCGCGGTGGCACGATGGTGCTTTCCGCCGTTTCAGCAGCAGGCACCATCGACCCCGCCATCAACTATACCGGCCAATACTGGCAGGTCTTGCAGATGACCAATGACGGCTTGGTCAAGTTCAAGCAGGCCGCTGGCACCGAGGGCTTCAAGATCGTGCCTGATGTGGCCGAAGCCATTCCCGAGCCGCAGGACGATGGCAAGACCTATGTGTTCAAGATCCGCAAGGGCATCATGTTCTCGACCGGCCAGGAATTGAAGCCGTCGGATGTGGCAGCCTCCTTCCAGCGTATCTTCAAGGTCAATGGTCCAACCACCGGCAGCTTTTATAACGGCATCGTCGGGGCCGACAAATGCATTGCCGATGCAACAAACTGCACGCTGGAAGGCGGCGTGATTGCCGATGACGCGGCGGGCACCGTGACCATTCACCTGACCCAGGCGGATTCGGAATTCTTCGACAAGATGGCCGTGCCCCATGCCAGCATCCTGCCCGCCGACACGCCCGCCAAGGACGCTGGCACCACGCCGCTTCCCGCCACCGGCCCCTATATGATTGCCAGCTACAACCCCAATGAAAAAATGGTGCTGAAGCGCAATCCGCATTTCAAGGAATGGAGCGTCGATGCCCAGCCCGATGGCTACGCCGATGAAATCGTCTATCAGTTCGGCATGACCGAGGAAGCCACGATCAACGCCATCCAGAACGGTCAGGTAGACTGGATGTTCGACACGCCGCCCGCCGACCGCCTGCCGGAACTGGGCTCGAAATATGCCAAGCAGATGCATATCGATCCGCTGGCTGCCTTCTGGTACCTGCCGATGAACACCAATCTGGCACCGTTCAACAATATCAAGGTGCGCCAGGCGGTAAACTATGCGCTCGACCGCGACGCGCTGGTTGGCTTGTTCGGCGGCGATGCGCTGGCCTCCCCGACCTGCCAGATCCTGCCACCTGACTTCCCCGGCTATGCTCCCAATTGCCTTTACACCAAGAACCCCGGCGAAAGCTGGAGCGAGCCGGATATGGACAAGGCCAAGGCACTGATCAAGGAAAGCGGCACGGCTGGCCAGAAAGTAACGATCATTGCCGAGGACAATGCCGTTGGCCGTGGTATCGGCACCTATGTGCAGAGCCTGTTGAACGAACTGGGCTATGACGCCTCGCTGAAGGCGATCTCGCCGAATATCGAGTTCACCTATATCCAGAACACCAATAACAACGTCCAGATCAGCGTCACGCAGTGGTACATGGATTATCCGGCCGCGTCCGACTTCATCAACGTGCTGCTGTCCTGCGACAGCATCCATCCGGGCAGCGATTCCTCCATTAACATCGCCGGTTACTGCAACAAGGAACTGGACAAGCAGATGAAGGACACGATGGCACTGTCCATCAAGGACCCCAAAGCAGCTGACGCCAATTGGGCCAAAATCGACAAAGCCTTCATGGAACAGGCACCGCTCGCTCCATTGTTCACGCCAAAGAGCGTCAACTTCACCTCGGCGCGGCTCGGCAATTACCTGTTCAACAAGCAGAACCGCTGGGTGATCTCGCAATCCTGGGTGAAATAAGCTGGTACATCAGGGGCGAGGCGTAAAAAGCCTTCCCCTCCATTTCCTCCATGAGCGAGCTTTGAAGAGAGCGCAGATGAACGATGTGTCGGAAGGCATGGCCAGCCATGCCCAATCCAATAGAGAGCCTGAACCGCAGGCCCCTAGAAAAGCCGGTGGCGCCAGCCCGTGGCACCGCGCCTGGCGGTTGCTCCGAAGAGATAAATCAGCCATTGCAGCCGCCCTGGTGCTGCTGATCATCATCGCCTCCAGCCTCGCCGCCCCGCTCTATGCCTCGATGATATCAGGCACTGATCCGTTCCGCTCCAATCTCAGCGGCAGGGTGACAATCGACGGTCAGCGGGTGAAGGTCATGCAGGCATCTACCGAAGGCCTTGGCCTCGGCGTTACCCCCATCGGGCCAACCCTCAAAGGACCGTATTTTCTGGGTGCCGATAGTCAGGGCCGCGATGTTGCTGCCCGCCTGCTTTATGGTGGACGCAACTCGCTGCTGATATCCGCGTCCTCGACCCTGATCTGTCTGGTGCTGGCCGCAATCGTCGGGATTTCGGCTGGCTTCTTCGGCGGCGTCACCGATATGGTCCTGTCGCGCATTCTCGACATTCTCTGGGCCTTCCCGGTCTATCTTCTGGCGATTTCGCTGTCCATTGTGTTGATTTCGCAAGGCATTACCATCGGCCCTGTCGAGATCAATTCCAGCAGCCTGCTGCTGCCCATCGGCATTATCGGCATTATCTACGTGCCTTACGTGGCGCGTCCGGTGCGCGGGCGGGTGCTTTCGCTCAAAAACAGCGAATTCGTGCTGGCCGCCATCGGCCTTGGCATTCCCAAATGGCGCATCCTGATCAAGGACATCTTGCCGAATGTCTCGACCACGTTGATCGTCTTCATTCCGCTGATGATGGCGCTGAACATTATCACCGAATCCTCGCTGTCCTTCCTCTCCATCGGTGTGCAGGCCCCGGATGCCAGCTGGGGAACAATCATCCAGGATGGCCAGGGCCTGCTTTACACCCGCCCGCTGGTGGCCCTGGCGCCGGGCATTGCCATCGTGCTCTGCGTGCTGGCGCTCAACGTGCTGGGCGACAGTGTGCGTGATGCGCTCGATCCGCGCACCAAAGTGATTTGAGGAGCCGCCCGATGATCTATGCCCTCATTCAACGTTTCGCCCAGATGATCTTCGTGCTGTTTGGCATTTCGGCGCTGGTGTTCCTGATCTTTTTCGCAACGCCGGGTGCTGATCCTGCCGCCCGCATTGCCGGACGCAATGCCTCGCCGGAAACCATCCAGGCGATCCGCAAGGAATTCGGCTTCGACCGGCCGCTGCCGGTGCAATATGGCATCATGATGAAACGGCTGTTCATTACCCAGGATCTCGCCTCCTTCGTCAATCGCGGCATGAAGGTGGTGCCGCAAGTGACGGCGGCTGCCCCCGTCACCCTGTCGCTGGTGTTCGGTGCTGCCGTGCTCTGGGTGATCGGCGGGATTGCTGTCGGGGTCATTGCCGCCATGGCCCGCGATACGGCGCTGGACCGCGGGCTGATGGTGCTGGCACTGATCGGCGTCTCAATGCCGGTCTACTGGTTGGGCGAGGTGATGAACCTCATTTCCCAGCACCGCTTCCACGACACGATCTTCTTCTCCTGGGTGCCATCGCTTGGCTACAAGCCGTTTTTCACCGACCCCGCCGGCTGGTTCAAGACACTGATTATCCCGTGGTGTACCTTGGCCGCACTTTATATCGGCATCTATGGCCGGGTGCTGCGGGCAACGCTGGTCGAATCCTATCAGGAGGATTTCATCCGCACTGCTCGCGCCAAGGGCCTCAGCCCATCGCGGGTCATGCTGCACCATGCGCTGCGCACCTCACTCATTCCATTCGTCACCATGTTCGGGCTGGATTTCGGCGCACTGGTCGGCGGCTCGGCGCTGCTGACGGAAGTGGTGTTCGGGCTGAACGGCGTCGGACGCCTGACCTATCAGGCCCTGCTCAATCTCGACCTGCCGATGATCCTTGGCACTGTGATCTACGCCTCCTTCTTCGTCGTCATCGCCAATGCCCTGGTTGATGTCGTCTATGTGCTGATCGATCCGCGCGTGCGGGGAAGCTGAAAATGAACCAGAACGACACCATTAAAGACCGGCCCCTGCTGCTGGATGTCAACGGCCTCAGCGTCTCCTTCGCCACCGATCGTGGCTATGTGCGGGCGGTGCGCGATGTGTCCTTTAGCGTGCGCGAAGGTGAAATCCTGTCTGTCGTCGGCGAATCCGGCTCCGGCAAATCAGTGACCCTCTTGTCGCTGCTCGGCCTGCATGACCGCAAGACCACGCGGGTGGACGGCACTGTCACCTTTCGCGGCCAGCGCATTCTGGAGATGTCGGCAAGCCAGATGCGGCGCATTCGCGGCAAGCAGATCGGCCTGATTTCCCAGGACCCGATGACGGCGCTGAACCCGGTGAAATCAGTGGGCTGGCAGATCGCCGAACAGATCCGCGCCCATGAGCCGATCTCGGCACGGGCGGCAAGGCTGCGGGCCATTGAACTGTTGGGCGAAGTCGGCCTGTCCAATCCGGGCGAGGCCGTAGACCGCTATCCGCATCAACTGTCCGGCGGCATGCGCCAGCGCGTCGTCATCGCCATGGCACTGTCCTGTAGCCCGGCGCTGCTGGTGGCCGACGAGCCGACGACGGCGCTGGATGTCACTGTGCAGGCACAGGTACTTGACCTGTTGATCCGCTTGCGCAAGGATTTCGGCTCGGCCATTATTCTCATCACCCATGACATGGGCGTGGTCGCCGAAGTCGCTGACCGGGTGGCGGTGATGTATGCGGGCCGCATCGTTGAACGCGGCACCACCGACCAGATCTTCTCGACACCGATGCATCCCTATAGCTGGGGCCTGATGGCCTCGATCCCGCCTTTGACCGGACCACGCCTGAAGCGGCTGAAATCCATTCCCGGCATGCCACCCACGCCAGACAGCCTGACGGAGGGCTGTGGATTTGCACCGCGATGTATGTTTGCGCGGGAGGGCTGCGCAGCACATCCACCATTGCGACGCATGGGAGAGCAATCGGCGCTCTGCGTGCTGGACGGGCCGGAACGTGAGGCTCTTCGCCAAGACATCCTGCCGCTGGAGACCCTGGCATGAGCGAGACACCCCACCCCACGCCCCTGCTCTCGACACAGGATCTCACCAAGAGCTTCACTGTCGGCAAGACCATGCGTCCCGGCTCCGGCAAACTGCTGCGCGCCGTCGAAGGCATCAGCCTCGACGTTTACCCCACAGAGACCCTGGGGCTGGTTGGCGAATCCGGTTCTGGCAAATCGACGCTCGGACGCTGTCTGACACGCCTTTACGATGTCAGCGGCGGATCGCTGATGTTTGACGGACAAGACATTACCAAGGTGGACGGCAAGGCGCTGAAAGCCGTGCGGCGCAAGATGCAGATGATCTTCCAGGACCCCTCCGCCTCGCTCAATCCGCGCCGCAAGGTGCGCGATGTGCTGAGCGAAGTGCTGAAGGTTCACAAGATCCGCGAGGGTGCCGCTATCGAGGACCGCCTGGCCGAACTGATGGATCTCGTCGGGCTGAGGCGCGAATATCTGGACCGCTATCCGCATGAGTTTTCCGGCGGACAGCGCCAGCGGATCGGCATTGCCCGGGCCTTGGCGGTCGAACCGAAGATGATTGTTGCCGACGAGCCGGTTTCCGCGCTCGATGTGTCGGTGCAGGCGCAAATCGTCAACCTGTTCAGCGAGTTGCGCGAAAAGCTCGACCTCACCTATGTGTTCATTGCCCATGATCTGGCCGTGGTGCGGCAGGTCTCAACGCGGGTGGCAGT
This region includes:
- a CDS encoding LysR family transcriptional regulator, which codes for MQIKALIYFDELVRTRSMRAAAERLNVQPTAFARQIDQLEHYFGAVLIERSSRGIQLTAAGELLAARAGKTLRELNHVHQLIDDLQGLKRGHVTIHANGATVANLLAPTLADFSLVYPNIRFSVTISSAGQAMEALSSAKADMAVTLFSEPDPGIRVRARAQIVYDVIAASHHPAARLTELTITELARFPLAVPDGTFGARRAFDAWFSKAGLELDPVFVTGSLEMQRELVLRGAALTLLPAQTVARERRSGELVVIPIAGGAGIRTPIDLCVAGDRQLSFAASKLVDAVERFMREQMGK
- a CDS encoding transporter substrate-binding protein; this encodes MTRMTVPISILFSTTGPYAALGREAVDGAMAAIAQINTDAAFAVQIEAKLADPGGNAERYGLMAEAATRDDGCKHIIGAITSWSRKEILPVVERSGALLWYAFPYEGYEASDSALYLGACPNQHLLPLFAHILPRFGRRPFIVGSNYIWGWEVSRIARELTEASGGQVVADRYMPLGSTQVDHLIAEIRQKRPDFILSNLVGQSAAAFLAAYDALRREDPAFGPEHCPVTACNLCETDLAGLEPSARVGHITTSVYFQGLESAENQEFKAGIARRHGQDRRLTTPFVSTYTAVMVLAQAIADVGSDMPEAVRHAATNQLFRTPLGPLKIDPRTQHAALRPHIALSDQDGSFTLFQSAAVPIEADPYLVRSQPKRMEDTPPAPKPQTSPSLKVIK
- a CDS encoding ANTAR domain-containing protein, whose product is MKRPERPLLANWHAIILHRPHPSVDALQRQLELLNIRVTVAWPQLDESHARADIVFFDADMGHDGQFPWPAGFAPMPMIALIGSETPGRIEWALSQGSNAHLLKPVGSTGAYSALLIATHAYQAARSQADDIRNLENRVRQRPVVVHAVLELLRQGACTEAEAWRRLRMVAMDWGMTIEDAAEAICRNDRHIGEFPIPKSN
- a CDS encoding proline iminopeptidase-family hydrolase, coding for MSTIEGFAPYGEYQTWYRITGDLTSGKPPLIVAHGGPGCTHDYVDSFKDIAATGRAVIHYDQVGNGKSTHLPDKGGDFWTVAFFKTELHNLIDHLGIRGAYCLLGQSWGGMLGAEFAVDQPEGLKALVIANSPASLRTWVSEANRLREALPADVQATLLAHEQAETTDSEEYMKATDVFNQRHVCRVVPMPPEVQRTFDAIAADPTVYHTMNGPNEFHVIGTMKDWTIEGRLSTIAVPTLLISGRFDEATEACVQPFADEIPDVRWRIFEQSSHMPHVEERDACMEEVSAFLDQKAP
- a CDS encoding ABC transporter substrate-binding protein, with product MTRSTKALSCKAGTFLATCLLAQTALSGLSYAEDRAALMAQHRGGTMVLSAVSAAGTIDPAINYTGQYWQVLQMTNDGLVKFKQAAGTEGFKIVPDVAEAIPEPQDDGKTYVFKIRKGIMFSTGQELKPSDVAASFQRIFKVNGPTTGSFYNGIVGADKCIADATNCTLEGGVIADDAAGTVTIHLTQADSEFFDKMAVPHASILPADTPAKDAGTTPLPATGPYMIASYNPNEKMVLKRNPHFKEWSVDAQPDGYADEIVYQFGMTEEATINAIQNGQVDWMFDTPPADRLPELGSKYAKQMHIDPLAAFWYLPMNTNLAPFNNIKVRQAVNYALDRDALVGLFGGDALASPTCQILPPDFPGYAPNCLYTKNPGESWSEPDMDKAKALIKESGTAGQKVTIIAEDNAVGRGIGTYVQSLLNELGYDASLKAISPNIEFTYIQNTNNNVQISVTQWYMDYPAASDFINVLLSCDSIHPGSDSSINIAGYCNKELDKQMKDTMALSIKDPKAADANWAKIDKAFMEQAPLAPLFTPKSVNFTSARLGNYLFNKQNRWVISQSWVK
- a CDS encoding ABC transporter permease, translated to MASHAQSNREPEPQAPRKAGGASPWHRAWRLLRRDKSAIAAALVLLIIIASSLAAPLYASMISGTDPFRSNLSGRVTIDGQRVKVMQASTEGLGLGVTPIGPTLKGPYFLGADSQGRDVAARLLYGGRNSLLISASSTLICLVLAAIVGISAGFFGGVTDMVLSRILDILWAFPVYLLAISLSIVLISQGITIGPVEINSSSLLLPIGIIGIIYVPYVARPVRGRVLSLKNSEFVLAAIGLGIPKWRILIKDILPNVSTTLIVFIPLMMALNIITESSLSFLSIGVQAPDASWGTIIQDGQGLLYTRPLVALAPGIAIVLCVLALNVLGDSVRDALDPRTKVI
- a CDS encoding ABC transporter permease; amino-acid sequence: MIYALIQRFAQMIFVLFGISALVFLIFFATPGADPAARIAGRNASPETIQAIRKEFGFDRPLPVQYGIMMKRLFITQDLASFVNRGMKVVPQVTAAAPVTLSLVFGAAVLWVIGGIAVGVIAAMARDTALDRGLMVLALIGVSMPVYWLGEVMNLISQHRFHDTIFFSWVPSLGYKPFFTDPAGWFKTLIIPWCTLAALYIGIYGRVLRATLVESYQEDFIRTARAKGLSPSRVMLHHALRTSLIPFVTMFGLDFGALVGGSALLTEVVFGLNGVGRLTYQALLNLDLPMILGTVIYASFFVVIANALVDVVYVLIDPRVRGS
- a CDS encoding ABC transporter ATP-binding protein, producing the protein MNQNDTIKDRPLLLDVNGLSVSFATDRGYVRAVRDVSFSVREGEILSVVGESGSGKSVTLLSLLGLHDRKTTRVDGTVTFRGQRILEMSASQMRRIRGKQIGLISQDPMTALNPVKSVGWQIAEQIRAHEPISARAARLRAIELLGEVGLSNPGEAVDRYPHQLSGGMRQRVVIAMALSCSPALLVADEPTTALDVTVQAQVLDLLIRLRKDFGSAIILITHDMGVVAEVADRVAVMYAGRIVERGTTDQIFSTPMHPYSWGLMASIPPLTGPRLKRLKSIPGMPPTPDSLTEGCGFAPRCMFAREGCAAHPPLRRMGEQSALCVLDGPEREALRQDILPLETLA
- a CDS encoding oligopeptide/dipeptide ABC transporter ATP-binding protein, with amino-acid sequence MSETPHPTPLLSTQDLTKSFTVGKTMRPGSGKLLRAVEGISLDVYPTETLGLVGESGSGKSTLGRCLTRLYDVSGGSLMFDGQDITKVDGKALKAVRRKMQMIFQDPSASLNPRRKVRDVLSEVLKVHKIREGAAIEDRLAELMDLVGLRREYLDRYPHEFSGGQRQRIGIARALAVEPKMIVADEPVSALDVSVQAQIVNLFSELREKLDLTYVFIAHDLAVVRQVSTRVAVMYLGSIVEIGETDALYANPSHPYTQALLSAIPQPHKREKRERILLTGEIPSPLNPPSGCKFSTRCPYAKDICRDLRPPLTPVSAERKVACHFPLD